From Actinomycetota bacterium:
TCGCCTCGAATCTTCCGAGCAGCATTGAAAGCCTCGGTACCGTGCACAGGATTGCTTACTACCTGGACGATCCCGCTTCTGTCCCGAAGGTCGATGAAAATTAAACCTCCGTGATCTCTCCTCCGCTGTACCCATCCAGCCAAAATTACCTGCTCACCGACATTTTTGGGAGAGAGTTTCCCACAATTATGAGTCCGAACCGAGTACTTTGTCCTCATGACCATAGTCTTCCTTCCCTTTCACACTTATAGAACACGTGCGTAAACCCGTATCGGTCATGGCACGGGTCATACCCGCCTGCCGACAGGGATTTTACCCATGACTCTCATGACTTTTGACCCGTGACCTTCTTTAAGTGAATTTTCAGCCACCTGGGAACCTCTTCTAACCTAACTTGGACCTGTTCTCCGGTCTTCATATCCCTTATCCTACAAACGCCCCTTCTCAACTCCTCGGAGCCCAAGAACAAAACATATGACACCCCAAGCTTATCAGCGAGTTTCATTTGACCCTTCAAACTTCTACCACCGTAATCCATATCCGCGGTGATATCTTCCCCCCTTATTCGGCTCAATAGCGCGAAACCATCGGGTTTTTGCTCCTTTCCCACCATAGCCAAAAAGACGTCCAGCGTCGAATCTTTAGGAAGGGAAACACCTTCCCTCTCCAAGGCCATGGCAACCCGCTCCGTTCCCAGGGCAAATCCCGTTGCAGGGGTGGGAGGACCCCCATACTCCTCCACCAAGTCGTCGTATCGCCCTCCACCTCCCAAAGCATTTTGGGCTCCCAGGTGAGGAGATCTTACTTCAAAGGTTGTCCTAGTATAGTAATCCAATCCCCTCACCAAGAACGGATTTATTACATGGGTGAGATCCATCATCTCGAGATATTCTTGCACCTCATGGAAGTGAACCTTGCAATCCTCGCAGAGGTAATCCAAAATGTGGGGAGCATTGGACAGAAGATCCTGACAAGCTTCCTTCTTGCAATCGAACACACGAAGGGGGTTGAGCTTGATCCTCCTTTTACAATCCGAGCAAAATTCATCCACCCTTGGCCGCAGATATTCCTCGAGAGATTCTGTAAAAGATGGTCGGCACCTGGAGCAACCCATGCTATTTAGGTGTAGTTCCAACCGCTTTAGTCCTACATCTTTGAGATAATGCATCAGAAGCAAAATCACTTCCCCATCGAGAGCGGGATCCAATGAGCCGATGGCCTCCACTCCTATCTGCCAAAACTCACGATATCGACCAGCTTGGGGTCTCTCATAACGAAACATGGGTCCAATGTAGTAGAGTTTTATGGGCTGGGAATGTTTCAACAAATCGTGCTCTAAGAAAGCACGGACTACAGGAGCTGTAGCTTCAGGGCGAAGGGTGAGACTTCGTCCCCTCCTATCCTGGAAGGTATACATCTCCTTTTGAACGATATCCGTCGACTCTCCAATTCCTCGCCTGAACAGCTCGGTGTACTCAAAGATGGGAGTGATGATTCGGCGATACCCATACTTTTCAAATAGGCTTATGGCTCTACGTTCGAGAAATTGCCATATTCCAGCCTTTTCTGGAAGGATGTCTGATGTTCCCCGTGGTGCCCTAATCTCCAAGTAAAATTCCTCCTCTTCGCCATAATACGAGTTACGGTTCCATGAAGTGATTTAAGGTTATTTTACAATCCCTGCAAGAAGGGATTCAATTCTTTCTCTTGAATAAGGGTGGTTTCGGGTCCATGTCCCGGGTATATCTTGGTGGAATCGGGCAAAGAAATTATCTTTTTCAATGATTCCATGAGTTTATCCCAGGATGAGCTGGGAAAATCCGTTCGACCCACGGAACCCTTGAAGAGAAGATCGCCTGTAAACAGAAGATCGTCCACGAGAATGGAGATGCTTCCCCTAGTATGACCGGGTGTATGGAGAATCTTTAATTTTAACTCTCCCACGGTCATAATTTGACCTTCCTTGAGCAGTTCATCCCAAGAGGCACTGGAGGAGTGAGCTCCGTAAATGAGGGATAGATTTTCCACGGGTTTTTCCAATAGCTCTGCATCATCGGCGTGTATAAATATCTTCGCCCCGGTGGCCTTCGCCAATTGATCACAGGCTCCAAAGTGGTCGCAGTGACCATGAGTATTTATTATGTACTTGAGCTTCAGATCGTCACCCTCGATTGCTTTGAGGATACGTTCCCCCTCAGCTCCTGGATCGATGACTGCCGCTTCCGATCCCTTGAATGCAGCGAGTATATAGCAATTCGCGGCAAGTGGCCCCACAATAAGCCTACGTAAAATCACCTGATCCTCCCGAAGTTTCAGTTCAATTCAAAATTTAAAAATCAAAATTTTGATTTTTGATCTTTGCATTTTAAATTTATGCAAAAGGAATTCTTGCTCTTCCCACTTTCTACCTAAATATTGTAGCTAATTAAAATGTTTTCTTGCTATCTATCAATAAAGTCACTGGACCATAGTTTACGATTTCAACGGTCATGATCTCTTGAAATTTCCCTTCTTTTACCATGAGCCCCTCTCCCCGAAGACCGGATATAACTTGCTTGTAAAGATCGATTGCTTTATCCGCGGGGGCTGCATCGACATAACCAGGTCGCCTCCCCTTCCTGCAGTTCCCATGCAGGGTGAATTGCGAAACGACCAGGATCTCACCACCTATTTGTTTCACGGAGAGGTTCAATTTTCCTTCATTATCCTCGAAGATACGGAGATTGGCGATCTTGTCCACCATATAAGCGACATCTGATTGTGTATCTTCCCTCGATATGCCCAATAAGACCACGAGTCCTTGCCCTATTTCCGCAAGAACCTTGTTCTTTATCCAAACCCTTCCTTTCTTTACCCTTTGAACGACAGCCCTCAAAGTGAATCCCTCACAACGGTATAATAATCCGTTCACGTTATTCGTTCACCGTTCACTTTTTTGCAAAAGTATTTTCCATGAACTGAA
This genomic window contains:
- the hisS gene encoding histidine--tRNA ligase, with translation MEIRAPRGTSDILPEKAGIWQFLERRAISLFEKYGYRRIITPIFEYTELFRRGIGESTDIVQKEMYTFQDRRGRSLTLRPEATAPVVRAFLEHDLLKHSQPIKLYYIGPMFRYERPQAGRYREFWQIGVEAIGSLDPALDGEVILLLMHYLKDVGLKRLELHLNSMGCSRCRPSFTESLEEYLRPRVDEFCSDCKRRIKLNPLRVFDCKKEACQDLLSNAPHILDYLCEDCKVHFHEVQEYLEMMDLTHVINPFLVRGLDYYTRTTFEVRSPHLGAQNALGGGGRYDDLVEEYGGPPTPATGFALGTERVAMALEREGVSLPKDSTLDVFLAMVGKEQKPDGFALLSRIRGEDITADMDYGGRSLKGQMKLADKLGVSYVLFLGSEELRRGVCRIRDMKTGEQVQVRLEEVPRWLKIHLKKVTGQKS
- a CDS encoding MBL fold metallo-hydrolase, translating into MILRRLIVGPLAANCYILAAFKGSEAAVIDPGAEGERILKAIEGDDLKLKYIINTHGHCDHFGACDQLAKATGAKIFIHADDAELLEKPVENLSLIYGAHSSSASWDELLKEGQIMTVGELKLKILHTPGHTRGSISILVDDLLFTGDLLFKGSVGRTDFPSSSWDKLMESLKKIISLPDSTKIYPGHGPETTLIQEKELNPFLQGL
- the dtd gene encoding D-aminoacyl-tRNA deacylase — protein: MRAVVQRVKKGRVWIKNKVLAEIGQGLVVLLGISREDTQSDVAYMVDKIANLRIFEDNEGKLNLSVKQIGGEILVVSQFTLHGNCRKGRRPGYVDAAPADKAIDLYKQVISGLRGEGLMVKEGKFQEIMTVEIVNYGPVTLLIDSKKTF